The following coding sequences lie in one Candidatus Dormiibacterota bacterium genomic window:
- the pdxT gene encoding pyridoxal 5'-phosphate synthase glutaminase subunit PdxT → MSSTRRRVGVLALQGDFREHLAALRACEVEGVPIRLASELEAVDALILPGGESTTMAHLMDPALKQSIQQRSAAGMPVMGTCAGMILMAREIEDGRSDQEPLKLMDIGVRRNAYGRQIDSFEAEVESAAIGGAAPAVFIRAPQLTERAPEVEELARHGNQTVAVRQGNRLALAFHPELTSDRRWHQYFLSLDGKTK, encoded by the coding sequence GTGAGCAGCACACGCCGCCGGGTCGGCGTCCTTGCGCTGCAGGGCGATTTTCGGGAACATCTGGCGGCGCTGCGCGCTTGCGAGGTGGAGGGCGTTCCCATCCGTCTCGCGAGTGAGCTGGAGGCGGTCGACGCTCTGATCCTGCCCGGGGGTGAGAGCACGACGATGGCGCACCTGATGGATCCCGCGCTGAAGCAATCGATCCAGCAGCGCAGCGCGGCCGGCATGCCGGTGATGGGAACCTGCGCCGGCATGATCCTGATGGCACGCGAGATCGAGGACGGCCGGTCGGACCAGGAGCCGCTGAAGTTGATGGACATCGGCGTTCGGCGCAACGCCTACGGCCGGCAGATCGACAGCTTCGAAGCGGAGGTCGAGTCCGCGGCCATCGGCGGAGCCGCCCCAGCGGTCTTCATCCGCGCCCCGCAGCTCACCGAGCGGGCGCCGGAGGTCGAGGAACTCGCGCGCCATGGGAATCAGACGGTCGCGGTCAGGCAAGGCAACCGGCTGGCGCTCGCCTTCCACCCGGAGCTGACGTCCGATCGCCGCTGGCATCAGTACTTCCTGTCGCTCGACGGCAAAACGAAATGA
- a CDS encoding R3H domain-containing nucleic acid-binding protein, with the protein MHELRRSNNGLTNADPAELDLLFQALPPHLNRAVKRLDHQGLLLEVVLDLGREPEARFPDHEVILDDTPVTSEDLEFVATRVGSFGDDNRAGIERTLHRISAIRNRSGQIIGLTCRVGRAITGTIDIIKDMVIGGKSILLLGRPGIGKTTMLRECARVLADEMKKRVVIVDTSNEIGGDGDIPHPGIGRSRRMQVRTPALQHAVMIEAVENHMPQVIVIDEIGTELEAVAARTIAERGVQLVATAHGNSLENLLVNPTLNDLLGGIQTVTLSDEEARRRGTQKSVLERKSPPTFDVLVEIHDRDRLAIHQPLAEVVDAALRGTLKPPQMRIRGADGAIVARIAEAAPMRTAAVREPLEAPRSRSLHETVSVFPYGVSRNYLEQAINELKVPIRVQNHIEEADLIVTLKNYYRRKDSPLKEAEADGIPIQVLKSNTITQIKNALSRVYQLDTPDPTESALQETLEGISRAKATNSMVELSPQNAYVRRLQHQLVERHELTARSTGKEPNRRLRIYTTAD; encoded by the coding sequence ATGCACGAACTCAGGCGATCCAACAACGGTCTGACCAATGCCGATCCGGCGGAGCTCGACCTGCTCTTCCAGGCGCTGCCGCCACACCTGAATCGGGCGGTCAAGCGTCTCGATCACCAGGGCCTGCTGCTGGAGGTCGTGCTCGACCTCGGACGCGAGCCCGAAGCCCGCTTTCCGGACCACGAGGTCATCCTCGACGACACGCCGGTCACCTCGGAAGATCTCGAGTTCGTGGCCACTCGAGTCGGCTCCTTCGGTGACGACAACCGGGCCGGCATCGAGCGAACGCTCCACCGTATCTCCGCGATCCGCAATCGCAGCGGCCAGATCATTGGCCTGACCTGCCGTGTGGGCCGGGCTATCACCGGGACGATCGACATCATCAAAGACATGGTCATCGGCGGGAAGAGCATTCTCTTGCTCGGCCGCCCGGGCATCGGCAAGACGACCATGCTCCGTGAGTGCGCCCGCGTGCTTGCCGACGAGATGAAGAAGCGGGTGGTCATCGTCGACACCTCCAACGAGATCGGTGGCGACGGCGACATTCCTCACCCGGGGATCGGCCGCTCGCGGCGGATGCAGGTCCGCACGCCCGCCCTGCAACATGCGGTCATGATCGAAGCCGTCGAGAACCACATGCCGCAGGTCATCGTGATCGACGAGATCGGCACGGAGCTGGAAGCGGTGGCGGCGCGCACCATCGCCGAGCGCGGGGTGCAGCTGGTCGCGACCGCGCACGGGAATTCGCTGGAGAACCTGCTCGTCAACCCAACCCTCAACGACCTGCTGGGCGGCATCCAGACGGTCACCCTCTCGGACGAAGAGGCGCGACGGCGCGGGACGCAGAAGTCGGTCCTCGAACGCAAGTCACCCCCCACCTTCGACGTCCTGGTCGAGATCCATGACCGCGATCGTCTGGCCATCCACCAGCCACTGGCGGAGGTGGTCGATGCGGCGCTGCGCGGCACGCTCAAGCCGCCGCAGATGCGGATCCGCGGCGCGGATGGCGCCATCGTCGCAAGGATCGCTGAAGCGGCGCCAATGCGAACCGCGGCCGTGCGCGAGCCACTCGAAGCGCCGCGGTCACGCAGTCTCCACGAGACGGTGTCGGTCTTTCCGTATGGCGTCAGCCGCAACTACCTGGAGCAGGCGATCAATGAGCTCAAGGTCCCGATCCGCGTCCAGAATCACATCGAGGAGGCGGACCTGATCGTCACGCTCAAGAATTACTATCGGCGCAAGGACTCGCCGCTCAAGGAGGCGGAAGCCGACGGCATCCCGATCCAGGTGCTGAAGAGCAACACCATCACCCAGATCAAGAATGCGCTCAGCCGGGTCTACCAGCTGGACACGCCCGACCCGACGGAGTCGGCGCTGCAGGAGACCCTGGAGGGGATCAGCCGGGCAAAGGCGACCAATTCGATGG
- the pdxS gene encoding pyridoxal 5'-phosphate synthase lyase subunit PdxS has product MAEGPSGVSERKGTWKVKAGLAEMLKGGVIMDVVTAEQAKIAEDAGAVAVMALERVPADIRREGGVARMSDPALITAIIEAVTIPVMAKCRIGHFVEAQILESLGVDYIDESEVLTPADEEHHINKHPFKVPFVCGCRDLGEALRRIAEGAAMIRTKGEAGTGNVVEAVRHMRAVTSAIRKLHAAGPEELVMEAKRIGAPSDLLEETARLGRLPVVNFAAGGIATPADAALMMQLGCDGIFVGSGIFKAENPSARAKAIVAATTYFDRPDILADASKSLGKAMRGLEIGAIPQEELLAGRGW; this is encoded by the coding sequence GTGGCGGAGGGACCCAGCGGGGTGAGCGAGCGGAAGGGGACCTGGAAGGTCAAGGCCGGGCTGGCCGAGATGCTCAAGGGTGGCGTGATCATGGACGTCGTTACCGCCGAGCAGGCCAAGATTGCCGAGGACGCCGGCGCGGTCGCGGTGATGGCCCTGGAACGGGTGCCCGCCGATATCCGTCGTGAGGGCGGCGTCGCCCGGATGAGCGATCCAGCGTTGATCACCGCCATCATCGAGGCGGTCACGATCCCAGTGATGGCGAAGTGCCGGATCGGACATTTCGTCGAGGCCCAGATCCTGGAGTCGCTCGGAGTCGACTACATCGACGAGAGCGAGGTCCTCACGCCGGCCGATGAGGAACACCACATCAACAAGCATCCCTTCAAGGTGCCCTTCGTCTGCGGCTGCCGGGACCTCGGTGAGGCACTGCGACGAATTGCCGAAGGCGCGGCGATGATCCGCACCAAGGGGGAGGCCGGCACAGGCAATGTCGTCGAGGCGGTGCGGCACATGCGCGCGGTCACCAGCGCCATCCGCAAGCTTCACGCTGCCGGCCCCGAGGAACTGGTCATGGAGGCCAAGCGCATCGGTGCACCCTCCGACCTGCTGGAAGAAACAGCTCGGCTTGGCCGCCTTCCGGTCGTGAATTTTGCCGCGGGCGGCATTGCGACGCCGGCCGACGCGGCGCTGATGATGCAGCTGGGTTGTGACGGCATCTTCGTCGGCTCGGGCATCTTCAAAGCGGAGAACCCATCCGCGCGCGCCAAGGCCATCGTGGCGGCGACCACGTATTTCGACCGGCCGGACATCCTGGCCGACGCTTCCAAGAGCCTCGGCAAAGCGATGCGGGGGCTGGAGATTGGGGCGATTCCCCAGGAGGAGCTGCTCGCCGGCAGAGGCTGGTGA